From the Musa acuminata AAA Group cultivar baxijiao chromosome BXJ1-2, Cavendish_Baxijiao_AAA, whole genome shotgun sequence genome, one window contains:
- the LOC135595964 gene encoding cytochrome b-c1 complex subunit Rieske-4, mitochondrial-like, producing MLRVAGRRIGALSRWQTPTASVVSSRNPVHGFGDSSADDSWQISSPRARFAFQSPLLAAVRGYASEKLVPGYADLGLADLPATVAAIKNPTSKIVYDEHNHERHPPGDPSKRAFAYFVLTGGRFVYASLLRLLILKFVLSMSASKDVLALASLEVDLSSIEPGSTVTVKWRGKPVFIRRRTEDDINLANSVNVLSLRDPQADSDRVKNPEWLVVVGVCTHLGCIPLPNAGDFGGWFCPCHGSHYDISGRIRKGPAPFNLEVPQYSFLDENKLLIG from the exons ATGCTGAGGGTCGCGGGAAGAAGGATCGGTGCGCTGTCACGGTGGCAGACTCCAACCGCCTCGGTCGTATCCTCGCGGAATCCCGTCCATGGCTTTGGGGACTCATCCGCTGACGACTCCTGGCAGATCTCTTCTCCACGCGCCCGATTCGCCTTTCAGTCGCCTCTCCTTGCCGCCGTCAGAG GATATGCATCTGAAAAGCTTGTCCCTGGATATGCGGACTTGGGTTTAGCTGATCTGCCTGCAACAGTGGCTGCCATTAAGAATCCGACCTCAAAGATTGTCTATGATGAACACAACCATGAGCGTCACCCCCCAGGTGACCCAAGCAAGCGAGCGTTTGCATACTTTGTCTTGACCGGTGGAAGATTTGTTTATGCCTCTTTGCTTCGTCTCCTGATTCTTAAGTTCGTGTTGAGCATGTCTGCTAGCAAAGATGTCCTTGCTCTGGCTTCTTTGGAAGTTGATCTCTCCAGCATAGAGCCAGGGTCCACAGTAACTGTAAAGTGGCGTGGGAAGCCAGTTTTCATAAGACGACGAACAGAGGATGATATCAATCTGGCAAACAGTGTCAATGTTTTATCTCTTCGAGATCCCCAGGCAGATTCAGATAGGGTGAAGAACCCCGAGTGGCTTGTTGTGGTTGGTGTGTGTACTCATCTGGGCTGCATCCCTTTACCCAATGCCGGAGATTTTGGTGGCTGGTTCTGCCCTTGCCATGGTTCGCACTATGATATTTCTGGTAGGATCCGCAAGGGCCCTGCTCCATTTAACCTGGAGGTGCCGCAGTATAGCTTCTTGGACGAAAACAAGCTGCTCATTGGCTGA
- the LOC103972863 gene encoding OVARIAN TUMOR DOMAIN-containing deubiquitinating enzyme 1-like, protein MEVSSKKQKVADDVDSSGSSAEGDEPMVTSQSFISSTNVVNVTVSSMGVDEFRDFIESSHGTPSDAPSVTPPIGNVASSTGTASHAPSVTPPIGNVGSSTGAPSDAPSVTPPIRNLANKFIDIYEPYLPEDFIQNFPDVGDQVADDNACVGHKEPLSSLVAEFQSGSPIIQAKIKLLYDNYAALRRVRKDGNCFYRSFMFSYLEHILETQDTAEVDRILANIEQCRKAQLVLGDQEYRISEIFSLFIDLLKSVIQENDNSISHELLLEKSCDQMFSDSVVLFFRMVTSGELRIRAEFFAPFAGVESTGMAKFCQDSVEMMGEDCDHVHITALCDALGVPTRVECLDQSTSSSGDLTPKHHDFIPMQSSASDAGDPPVPRVTLLYRPGHYDILYPK, encoded by the exons ATGGAAGTGTCCTCGAAGAAGCAGAAGGTCGCCGACGACGTCGACAGCAGTGGCAGCAGCGCAGAAGGAGATGAGCCGATGGTGACTAGCCAGTCGTTCATTTCCTCCACTAACGTTGTCAACGTCACCGTCTCCTCGATGGGGGTGGACGAGTTCAGAGACTTCATCGAGAGTTCACACGGCACCCCTTCCGACGCACCCAGCGTGACTCCCCCAATCGGAAACGTGGCGAGTTCAACCGGTACCGCTTCCCACGCACCCAGCGTTACTCCCCCAATCGGAAACGTGGGGAGTTCAACCGGTGCCCCTTCCGACGCACCCAGCGTGACTCCCCCAATCAGAAACCTGGCGAACAAATTCATCGACATTTATGAACCCTATCTTCCCGAAGACTTCATTCAGAATTTTCCCGACGTCGGCGATCAGGTCGCCGACGACAACGCGTGCGTTGGCCACAAG GAACCTCTTTCCTCACTGGTTGCTGAGTTTCAATCAGGCAGCCCCATCATTCAGGCAAAAATCAAG CTCCTTTATGACAACTATGCTGCACTGAGGCGAGTACGAAAAGATGGAAATTGTTTCTATCGAAGTTTTATGTTCTCCTATCTG GAACATATATTGGAAACACAAGACACAGCCGAGGTTGATCGCATTCTTGCAAATATTGAACAGTGTAGGAAGGCACAGCTAGTTCTGGGAGACCAAGAATATAGGATCAGTGAAATCTTCTCA TTATTCATTGATCTGCTGAAAAGTGTTATTCAAGAGAACGACAATTCAATCAG TCACGAGTTGCTTCTGGAGAAGAGCTGTGATCAAATGTTTTCAGATAGTG TTGTTTTGTTCTTCAGGATGGTTACTTCTGGCGAATTACGCATAAGAGCAGAGTTTTTTGCGCCGTTTGCTGGCGTAGAAAGTACAGGCATGGCCAAG TTCTGCCAGGACTCGGTGGAGATGATGGGGGAGGACTGCGACCATGTGCACATCACAGCTCTATGTGATGCATTAGGCGTGCCGACACGTGTGGAGTGTCTTGACCAGAGCACATCCAGCTCCGGCGACTTAACGCCAAAACATCACGACTTCATTCCGATGCAGAGCAGTGCGTCCGACGCAGGCGACCCACCGGTGCCGCGCGTGACCTTGCTGTATCGCCCTGGCCACTACGACATCCTCTACCCAAAGTGA